One Candidatus Binatia bacterium DNA window includes the following coding sequences:
- a CDS encoding bifunctional alpha,alpha-trehalose-phosphate synthase (UDP-forming)/trehalose-phosphatase: protein MAKKRRENRKGRQRREPAGRIVVVSNRLPFALRATPRGLEWERSPGGLVSALEPVLRKSGGVWIGWPGGEAELGEVAPPPGLAYDIEPVLLGEQELEGYYHGFSNSTLWPLLHSLIERAEFHREHWDAYVGVNRRFADTLCRVAPPDSLVWVHDYHLLLVPRLVRQKRQDLRIAFFLHVPFPSYDVFRLLPWSREILLGILAADLVGFHVVPYVENFLDCVERLLGVRVHREELLVEHGGRSVRVGAFPLGIDFEFYEKMALEAPRARHAGGRRVVLGVDRLDYTKGLPERIRAFERLLELHPEHQGQVVLLQLAVPSRFEVPEYRRLKRQIDELVGRVNGKFGTADWTPIHYLYRTLPPEELAGLYRDADVALVTPLRDGMNLVAKEYVACQVADPGVLVLSRMTGAAETMHEALPVNPYNIDGTAEAIHRALAMGEAERRERLAALRRRERRRNVYAWLDDFLRAAHATSAELAPPSPRDFETWLGPFLVAGEVALFVDYDRCLVEETFGEEEATPSPATLEALRKCVERRDMSVVVLSRRSVVQLRALLGELDVVYAGNHGLDIEGRGIPRFVHQDFEHYARRASRLAERLTEFAPTGSVVEYHGPNLAFRCSGVDAALAAQALARARQAIVEAGFLVREFPGIVEALPPVSWHRGNSVLHVVRALYGPAWTERALVVYVGAHETDEEAFRLLGGLGVSFCVGIAEDLTQAMRRLANVEGVRALLEWLAERGVENHACA from the coding sequence ATGGCGAAAAAACGGCGCGAGAACCGGAAGGGTCGGCAGCGGCGCGAGCCGGCGGGACGGATCGTCGTCGTGAGCAACCGCCTCCCGTTCGCGCTGCGTGCGACTCCGCGGGGGCTCGAGTGGGAGCGCTCCCCGGGCGGGCTCGTCTCGGCGCTCGAGCCCGTGTTGCGGAAAAGCGGCGGCGTGTGGATCGGCTGGCCCGGAGGAGAAGCCGAGCTCGGAGAGGTGGCTCCACCGCCGGGCCTCGCCTACGACATCGAACCGGTCCTGCTCGGCGAGCAGGAGCTCGAGGGCTATTACCACGGTTTTTCCAACAGCACGCTCTGGCCCTTGCTCCATTCTCTGATCGAGCGAGCCGAGTTTCACCGCGAACACTGGGATGCTTACGTCGGGGTGAACCGGCGGTTCGCGGACACGTTGTGCCGGGTGGCTCCCCCCGATTCGCTCGTCTGGGTTCACGATTACCACCTGCTTCTGGTCCCGAGGCTCGTTCGGCAGAAACGGCAGGATCTCCGGATCGCCTTTTTCCTGCACGTTCCCTTTCCTTCGTACGACGTCTTCCGCCTCTTGCCGTGGTCGAGGGAAATCCTGCTCGGCATCCTGGCCGCGGACCTGGTGGGGTTTCACGTCGTGCCTTACGTCGAGAATTTTCTCGACTGCGTCGAGCGGCTTCTCGGCGTGCGGGTCCACCGGGAGGAGCTCCTCGTGGAGCACGGGGGCAGAAGCGTGCGGGTCGGTGCCTTTCCGCTCGGCATCGACTTCGAGTTCTACGAGAAGATGGCGCTGGAGGCCCCCCGGGCGAGGCACGCCGGCGGCCGGCGCGTGGTGCTCGGAGTGGATCGGCTCGACTACACGAAAGGGCTCCCCGAAAGGATCCGGGCCTTCGAGCGCCTCCTCGAGCTTCACCCCGAGCACCAGGGGCAGGTCGTCCTTCTCCAGCTCGCCGTTCCGAGCCGTTTCGAAGTCCCCGAATACCGCCGGCTCAAGCGTCAGATCGACGAGCTCGTGGGCCGGGTCAACGGCAAGTTCGGGACGGCCGACTGGACCCCCATCCATTACCTCTACCGTACGCTGCCGCCCGAGGAGCTCGCGGGTCTCTACCGGGACGCCGACGTGGCGCTCGTCACGCCGCTGCGGGACGGTATGAACCTCGTGGCCAAGGAATACGTGGCCTGTCAGGTCGCCGACCCCGGAGTTCTCGTGCTCTCTCGCATGACCGGAGCGGCCGAAACGATGCACGAGGCGCTTCCGGTCAATCCCTACAACATCGACGGCACGGCCGAGGCGATCCACCGCGCGCTCGCGATGGGGGAGGCGGAAAGGAGGGAGCGGCTCGCTGCCCTTCGGAGGCGGGAGCGTCGCAGGAACGTGTACGCTTGGCTCGACGATTTTCTGCGGGCCGCGCACGCCACCTCGGCGGAGCTCGCACCTCCGAGCCCCCGCGATTTCGAGACGTGGCTCGGCCCGTTTCTCGTCGCCGGGGAGGTGGCGCTCTTCGTCGACTACGACCGCTGCCTGGTCGAAGAAACCTTCGGGGAGGAAGAGGCGACGCCGTCGCCCGCGACGCTCGAGGCTCTCCGGAAGTGCGTCGAGCGACGGGACATGTCCGTCGTGGTCTTGAGCCGACGGTCCGTCGTGCAGCTCCGGGCGCTTCTCGGCGAGCTCGACGTCGTCTACGCGGGGAACCACGGCCTCGACATCGAGGGTCGCGGGATACCGCGATTCGTGCACCAGGATTTCGAGCACTACGCCCGCAGGGCGTCGCGCCTGGCCGAGCGGCTCACGGAGTTCGCCCCGACGGGCAGCGTGGTCGAATACCACGGGCCGAATCTCGCCTTCCGGTGCAGCGGCGTGGACGCGGCTCTGGCCGCGCAGGCATTGGCCCGCGCGAGACAGGCCATCGTCGAGGCCGGCTTCCTGGTCCGCGAATTTCCGGGCATCGTGGAGGCCCTCCCGCCCGTGAGCTGGCACCGGGGAAACTCGGTCCTTCACGTGGTGAGAGCGCTCTACGGACCGGCGTGGACGGAGCGAGCGCTGGTCGTCTACGTGGGTGCTCACGAGACGGACGAAGAGGCGTTCCGGCTGCTCGGGGGACTCGGCGTGTCCTTTTGCGTGGGGATCGCGGAGGACCTCACGCAGGCCATGCGGCGGCTCGCGAACGTCGAGGGGGTGCGGGCTCTTCTCGAGTGGCTCGCAGAAAGGGGTGTCGAAAACCATGCCTGCGCCTAG
- a CDS encoding alpha-glucan phosphorylase: MPAPRVAYFSMEIALEASIPTYAGGLGVLAGDTLRAAADLGLPFVGVSLVHRKGYFRQQLDAEGRQTELPDDWSPQERLEEAPARVELRLEGRRVLVRAWKYRIRGAGGAEVPVFLLDTDLPENAPQDRRWTDHLYGGDGRYRLGQEALLGLGGIRILRALGYPKFDVYHMNEGHSALLVLGLLEQEAFFRGSARPGMEDREAVREACVFTTHTPVPAGHDRFPADLAAAVLGKEKLEILSSFGGVRDGVLDMTGLGLVFSRFVNGVSARHREVARGLFPGHTIAAITNGVHVSTWVSEPFRSLFDRHLPGWREDRFLLRQALLIPLEELERAHRQAKERLLGRVAEVTGRAWQPGVFTIGFARRAALYKRANLIFHDPERLRSIGRKCGSLQLVFAGKAHPHDRQAKELLAEVVRAGRSLGPEVAFVYFENYGMELARDLCAGVDLWLNTPEKPLEASGTSGMKAALNGVPSLGTLDGWWVEGHCEGVTGWSIGESWDRPSDMAAEARSLYEKLEHRILPLYYERPLSYAEVRRNAVALNGSFFHAQRMLLEYVQLAYDRGRSTRSSGE; encoded by the coding sequence ATGCCTGCGCCTAGGGTCGCCTACTTCTCGATGGAAATCGCACTCGAGGCTTCCATCCCCACGTATGCGGGAGGTCTCGGCGTTCTGGCGGGTGACACGCTCCGGGCCGCGGCCGACCTGGGACTTCCGTTCGTCGGCGTCTCGCTCGTGCACCGAAAGGGGTATTTCCGGCAGCAGCTCGACGCCGAAGGCCGGCAGACCGAGCTGCCGGACGACTGGTCTCCGCAGGAGCGCCTCGAGGAAGCGCCGGCTCGCGTCGAACTCCGCCTCGAAGGCCGTCGGGTGCTCGTCCGGGCGTGGAAGTACCGGATTCGGGGTGCCGGCGGAGCCGAAGTCCCCGTGTTTCTCCTCGACACCGATCTGCCCGAGAACGCCCCGCAGGACCGCCGGTGGACGGACCACCTTTACGGCGGCGACGGGCGCTACCGCCTCGGGCAGGAAGCTCTGCTCGGCTTGGGGGGCATCCGGATCCTGCGGGCGCTCGGGTACCCGAAGTTCGACGTCTACCACATGAACGAAGGACACTCCGCGCTTCTCGTGCTCGGGCTCCTCGAGCAGGAGGCTTTTTTCCGGGGCTCGGCCCGCCCGGGAATGGAAGACCGGGAAGCCGTGCGCGAAGCGTGCGTCTTCACGACGCACACCCCCGTCCCCGCGGGGCACGACCGCTTTCCGGCGGACCTGGCCGCGGCAGTCCTCGGGAAAGAAAAGCTCGAGATCCTCTCGTCCTTCGGAGGGGTCCGCGACGGCGTTCTCGACATGACGGGTCTCGGCCTCGTTTTTTCCCGGTTCGTGAACGGGGTCTCGGCTCGTCACCGCGAGGTGGCACGCGGACTTTTTCCGGGGCATACGATCGCGGCCATCACCAACGGCGTGCACGTCTCGACCTGGGTGTCCGAGCCTTTCCGCTCGCTCTTCGATCGCCATCTTCCCGGATGGCGAGAGGACCGCTTTCTTCTCCGACAGGCGCTCCTGATTCCGCTCGAGGAGCTCGAGAGGGCCCACAGGCAGGCGAAGGAGCGCCTTCTCGGACGCGTGGCCGAGGTGACGGGCCGAGCCTGGCAGCCCGGGGTGTTCACCATCGGCTTCGCGCGTCGCGCGGCGCTCTACAAGCGGGCGAACCTGATCTTTCACGACCCGGAGAGGCTTCGCTCGATCGGAAGGAAGTGCGGGAGCCTGCAGCTCGTTTTCGCCGGCAAAGCCCACCCGCACGACCGGCAGGCCAAGGAGCTCCTCGCCGAGGTCGTCCGCGCCGGCCGTTCGCTCGGACCGGAGGTGGCGTTCGTGTACTTCGAGAACTACGGGATGGAGCTCGCACGCGACCTCTGCGCCGGCGTGGATCTCTGGCTCAACACTCCGGAAAAACCGCTCGAAGCGTCGGGAACGAGCGGCATGAAGGCGGCTCTCAACGGCGTGCCGAGCCTCGGCACGCTCGACGGCTGGTGGGTGGAAGGGCACTGCGAAGGAGTGACCGGCTGGAGCATCGGCGAGTCGTGGGACCGGCCGAGCGACATGGCCGCGGAAGCGCGAAGCCTGTACGAGAAGCTCGAACACAGGATCCTCCCCCTCTACTACGAGCGCCCTCTTTCTTACGCGGAGGTCCGACGGAACGCCGTCGCTCTGAACGGTTCCTTCTTCCACGCCCAGCGCATGCTCCTCGAATACGTGCAGCTCGCCTACGACCGCGGCCGATCCACACGGTCGTCGGGGGAGTGA
- a CDS encoding oxidoreductase yields the protein MKYTSLGRSGVKVSRLCLGTMNFGRETDEKESFAILDEALDAGINFLDTANVYGGKRGEGVTEQILGRWFAQGGGRRERVVLATKVYGRTGDGPNDRGLSFYHVRRACEESLRRLRTDRIDLYQMHHVDRETPWEEIWLAMEQLVREGKVLYVGSSNFAGWHIATANQIAARRGFLGLVSEQSKYNLVTRTVELEVVPACLEYGVGLLPWSPLAGGVLAGGVGAAAQGRRAGRTALELAERHHESLEKYEAFCRDLGEEPAVVALAWLLSNPAVTAPVIGPRTVDQLRGALRSLDVSLGPEAQKALDEIWPGPGGPAPEAYAW from the coding sequence GTGAAGTACACATCGCTAGGGCGGAGCGGCGTGAAGGTGTCTCGTCTCTGCCTCGGAACGATGAACTTCGGCCGCGAAACGGACGAAAAGGAGAGTTTCGCCATCCTGGACGAAGCCCTGGATGCGGGCATCAATTTCCTGGACACCGCGAACGTGTACGGGGGGAAACGGGGCGAAGGAGTCACCGAACAGATCCTCGGGCGCTGGTTCGCACAGGGCGGTGGCCGGCGGGAACGCGTCGTTCTCGCGACCAAGGTCTACGGGCGCACCGGGGACGGGCCCAACGACCGCGGACTCTCCTTCTACCACGTCCGGCGCGCGTGCGAGGAGAGCCTCCGGCGGCTCCGGACGGATCGCATCGACCTCTACCAGATGCACCACGTCGACCGGGAAACCCCGTGGGAGGAGATCTGGCTCGCCATGGAGCAACTGGTCCGGGAGGGCAAGGTACTGTACGTGGGCAGCAGCAACTTCGCCGGCTGGCATATCGCCACGGCCAACCAGATCGCGGCGCGGAGGGGGTTTCTCGGGCTGGTGAGCGAGCAGAGCAAGTACAACCTCGTCACGCGGACCGTGGAGCTCGAGGTCGTTCCGGCGTGTCTGGAGTACGGGGTGGGGCTCTTGCCCTGGAGCCCGCTCGCCGGCGGGGTTCTCGCCGGCGGGGTGGGGGCCGCCGCGCAGGGGAGGAGAGCGGGGCGCACGGCGCTCGAGCTCGCCGAGCGCCACCACGAGTCGCTCGAGAAGTACGAAGCATTCTGCCGTGACCTCGGGGAGGAGCCGGCGGTCGTGGCCCTCGCGTGGTTGCTCTCCAACCCCGCCGTCACCGCTCCCGTCATCGGTCCGAGGACGGTCGACCAGCTCCGCGGCGCGCTCCGATCGCTCGACGTGTCTCTCGGTCCCGAGGCGCAGAAAGCCCTCGACGAGATCTGGCCCGGCCCGGGTGGACCGGCTCCCGAAGCTTACGCCTGGTAG
- a CDS encoding patatin family protein, whose amino-acid sequence MAVRLGVALSSGGAAGMAHVGVLEELEKHGFRVDVVAGTSAGALVGAAFCANGLRGFSDTMTRLTRGRVLRLFDFTWPYSGLLEGRRSLELVRPYLGERIETLFRTYAAIATDLYTGREVVLRRGPVLEAVRASAAIPGLFTPQRWQNRLLVDGGLVNPVPVDVVRQLGAERVLAVSVIPVPEESRRAEPPRSLSRLLLARFLSRHAGRTPEDEAELEPTRYGKDPGLVEILSRASAVIQSRIAAAKLRESPPDLLVRISLPEIGLFDFHRSKEAIEAGRKAAEKVLPEVRSLVRDRLVSIPRWKFPR is encoded by the coding sequence ATGGCGGTTCGCCTGGGGGTGGCTCTCAGCAGCGGCGGCGCGGCAGGGATGGCACACGTGGGGGTGCTCGAGGAGCTCGAAAAACACGGGTTCCGCGTGGACGTGGTGGCGGGAACGAGCGCGGGCGCACTGGTCGGCGCGGCGTTTTGCGCGAACGGTCTCCGGGGTTTTTCCGACACGATGACCCGGCTCACCCGCGGCCGGGTGCTGCGGCTTTTCGACTTCACCTGGCCCTATTCCGGTCTTCTCGAGGGCCGCCGGTCGCTCGAGCTGGTCCGCCCCTACCTGGGCGAGAGGATCGAGACCCTTTTTCGCACGTACGCGGCGATCGCGACGGACCTCTACACCGGCCGCGAGGTGGTGTTGCGGCGCGGCCCCGTCCTGGAAGCGGTGAGGGCCAGTGCCGCCATTCCCGGACTCTTCACGCCGCAGCGGTGGCAGAATCGCCTGCTCGTCGACGGCGGTCTCGTCAACCCCGTTCCCGTCGACGTCGTCCGGCAGCTCGGTGCCGAACGCGTGCTCGCGGTGAGCGTGATCCCCGTGCCGGAGGAGTCCCGCAGAGCCGAGCCTCCTCGATCTTTGAGCCGCCTCCTCCTGGCTCGCTTCCTCTCGAGGCACGCCGGGCGAACGCCCGAGGACGAGGCGGAGCTCGAGCCGACCCGTTACGGCAAGGACCCGGGGCTCGTCGAGATCCTTTCCCGGGCGAGCGCCGTGATCCAGTCGCGAATCGCAGCGGCGAAACTTCGGGAGTCGCCTCCCGACCTCCTCGTGCGCATTTCCTTACCGGAGATCGGGCTTTTCGACTTCCACCGCTCCAAAGAAGCCATCGAGGCCGGCAGGAAGGCTGCGGAGAAGGTCCTTCCCGAAGTTCGCAGCCTCGTGCGCGACCGTCTCGTTTCCATCCCCCGGTGGAAGTTCCCCCGTTGA
- a CDS encoding glutaredoxin-like protein, whose product METVSLTEELRRRIESLIRSHDVVLFMKGNRMFPQCGFSARVVQILDQLLPDYATVDVLEDPEIREGIKEYSCWPTIPQLYIRGEFIGGCDIVTDLYLSGELHKKLGLRPPERKVPNLRITEAAAKRIREYLERAPDKFLHLSIDPAYRSELRLGPRHGGEIEARSEGISVLMDPATAERAEGVSIDVVETETGVSFRIENPNAPRPVPELSPREVQRMREEGVRFEFVDCRTPEERAIAKIEGTRLLDDETVRYLESLPKDTMLVFHCHHGVRSLEAAERFRSKGFRNVYSLAGGIDAWSREVDPSVPRY is encoded by the coding sequence ATGGAGACGGTTTCGCTGACGGAAGAGTTGCGCCGGAGGATCGAGTCCCTGATTCGGAGCCACGACGTGGTCCTTTTCATGAAGGGAAACCGGATGTTTCCGCAGTGCGGGTTTTCGGCTCGCGTCGTGCAGATTCTCGACCAGCTTCTCCCGGACTACGCCACCGTGGACGTCCTCGAGGACCCGGAAATCCGCGAGGGGATCAAGGAGTACTCCTGCTGGCCCACGATCCCCCAGCTCTACATTCGCGGCGAATTCATCGGCGGTTGCGACATCGTGACCGACCTCTACCTCTCCGGGGAACTCCACAAGAAGCTCGGTCTGCGTCCTCCGGAGCGGAAGGTGCCGAATTTGCGGATCACGGAAGCGGCGGCCAAGAGGATCCGGGAATACCTCGAACGCGCCCCGGACAAATTCCTCCACCTGTCGATCGATCCCGCGTACCGCTCGGAGCTGAGACTCGGGCCCAGGCACGGGGGCGAAATCGAGGCCCGGTCCGAGGGGATCTCCGTCCTGATGGACCCGGCCACCGCGGAGAGGGCCGAGGGCGTGTCGATCGACGTCGTCGAGACGGAGACGGGCGTTTCGTTCCGGATCGAGAACCCGAACGCACCGCGACCGGTTCCGGAGCTTTCCCCGCGCGAAGTGCAGCGGATGCGGGAGGAAGGGGTGCGCTTCGAGTTCGTGGACTGCCGGACTCCCGAGGAGCGAGCGATCGCGAAGATCGAAGGGACGAGGCTTCTCGACGACGAAACGGTCCGCTACCTCGAGTCCCTGCCCAAGGACACCATGCTCGTCTTCCACTGCCATCACGGGGTGCGGAGCCTCGAGGCGGCCGAACGGTTCCGTTCCAAGGGGTTCCGGAACGTCTACAGCCTCGCGGGCGGTATCGACGCTTGGTCGAGAGAAGTCGACCCTTCGGTCCCCCGGTACTGA